The proteins below are encoded in one region of Oryzias melastigma strain HK-1 linkage group LG9, ASM292280v2, whole genome shotgun sequence:
- the slc39a14 gene encoding metal cation symporter ZIP14 isoform X1, whose amino-acid sequence MLGRRAHGRPTFPRPPPACVLAVVVLLASVGRMMGQAEGEAQSVAQVLQDLLARYGDNSTITVPQLRSLLAVLSEGHSDGNGSDAAESAPASPPRTNSSKCLPADTLALYSISERSRLDGPSLQKLCPTMLQQLYAGRCRAEPEEGLSPDSSSRPSDAEVWGYGILCVTLISLCSLIGASVVPFMRKTFYKRLLLYFIALAIGTLYSNALFQLIPEAFGFDPLVDFYVSKSAVVFGGFYLFFFTEKVLKVLLKQKRVSHSHFSAPDHYSAPDGDAEGEKLQQNGEANSLARDKADSGEGDLMLSPPQTPQDPQSPDTRGRSSSHGGCYWLKRTAYSDIGTLAWMITLSDGLHNFIDGLAIGASFTASVFQGISTSVAILCEEFPHELGDFVILLNAGMSIQQALFFNFLSACCCYLGMGFGILAGNSFSPNWIFALAGGMFLYIALADMFPEMNEVSREEEDAGGKRFLITFAIQNAGLLTGFSIMLLLTTYGGHIQLG is encoded by the exons ATGCTCGGCCGCCGTGCTCATGGACGTCCGACCTTCCCCCGCCCGCCGCCGGCGTGCGTCCTGGCTGTGGTCGTGTTGTTGGCCTCCGTCGGGCGGATGATGGGTCAGGCTGAGGGCGAGGCGCAGTCGGTCGCCCAGGTTCTGCAGGACCTGCTGGCCCGTTACGGGGACAACAGCACCATCACGGTGCCTCAGCTGCGCTCTCTGCTCGCCGTCCTCAGCGAGGGTCACAGCGACGGCAACGGCAGCGATGCGGCGGAGAGCGCGCCCGCCAGCCCTCCCAGAACCAACAGCTCTAAG TGCCTGCCGGCAGACACGCTGGCGCTCTACAGCATCAGCGAGCGGTCCCGTCTGGACGGGCCCAGCCTGCAGAAGCTCTGCCCCACCATGCTGCAGCAGCTGTACGCCGGCCGCTGCAGGGCGGAGCCAGAGGAGGGGCTGAGCCCTGACTCCTCCTCCAGGCCGTCAGACGCAGAAG TGTGGGGTTACGGGATCCTGTGCGTGACGCTGATCTCGCTGTGCTCGCTGATCGGAGCCAGCGTGGTGCCCTTCATGAGGAAAACCTTTTACAAGCGGCTGCTGCTTTACTTCATAGCCCTGGCCATCGGCACGCTCTACTCCAACGCCCTGTTTCAGCTCATCCCAGAG GCCTTTGGCTTCGACCCCCTGGTGGACTTCTACGTGTCCAAGTCCGCCGTGGTGTTCGGAGGCTTCTACCTGTTCTTCTTCACGGAGAAAGTCCTGAAGGTTCTGCTCAAGCAGAAACGAGTG AGCCACTCCCACTTCTCGGCTCCAGACCATTACTCCGCCCCCGACGGTGACGCGGAGGGcgagaagctgcagcagaacgGCGAAGCCAACAGCCTGGCTCGAGACAAAGCGGACTCTGGGGAGGGGGACCTGATGCTCAGCCCCCCACAGACGCCGCAG GACCCGCAGAGTCCAGACACCAGGGGGCGCTCCAGCAGCCACGGCGGCTGCTACTGGCTGAAGCGGACGGCGTACTCGGACATCGGCACGCTGGCCTGGATGATCACGCTGAGCGACGGCCTGCACAACTTCATCGACGGCTTGGCCATCGGCGCCTCCTTCACGGCGTCCGTCTTCCAGGGCATCAGCACCTCCGTGGCCATCCTGTGCGAGGAGTTCCCTCACGAGCTGG GAGACTTCGTCATCCTGCTGAACGCCGGCATGAGCATCCAGCAGGCGCTCTTCTTCAACTTCCTGTCCGCCTGCTGCTGCTACCTGGGGATGGGCTTCGGGATCCTGGCGGGCAACAGCTTCTCCCCCAACTGGATCTTCGCTCTGGCGGGGGGCATGTTCCTGTACATCGCGCTGGCAGACATG TTCCCAGAGATGAACGAAGTGAGTCGGGAGGAGGAGGACGCAGGAGGGAAACGCTTCCTCATCACCTTCGCCATCCAGAACGCCGGCCTCCTGACGGGCTTCTCCATCATGCTCCTGCTCACCACGTACGGCGGGCACATCCAGCTGGGCTAG
- the slc39a14 gene encoding metal cation symporter ZIP14 isoform X2, which translates to MLGRRAHGRPTFPRPPPACVLAVVVLLASVGRMMGQAEGEAQSVAQVLQDLLARYGDNSTITVPQLRSLLAVLSEGHSDGNGSDAAESAPASPPRTNSSKCLPADTLALYSISERSRLDGPSLQKLCPTMLQQLYAGRCRAEPEEGLSPDSSSRPSDAEVWGYSFLSVTLINAAALTGVLVAPLMKTRHAKHALVFAIALAIGTLLSTAVLQLVPEAFGFDPLVDFYVSKSAVVFGGFYLFFFTEKVLKVLLKQKRVSHSHFSAPDHYSAPDGDAEGEKLQQNGEANSLARDKADSGEGDLMLSPPQTPQDPQSPDTRGRSSSHGGCYWLKRTAYSDIGTLAWMITLSDGLHNFIDGLAIGASFTASVFQGISTSVAILCEEFPHELGDFVILLNAGMSIQQALFFNFLSACCCYLGMGFGILAGNSFSPNWIFALAGGMFLYIALADMFPEMNEVSREEEDAGGKRFLITFAIQNAGLLTGFSIMLLLTTYGGHIQLG; encoded by the exons ATGCTCGGCCGCCGTGCTCATGGACGTCCGACCTTCCCCCGCCCGCCGCCGGCGTGCGTCCTGGCTGTGGTCGTGTTGTTGGCCTCCGTCGGGCGGATGATGGGTCAGGCTGAGGGCGAGGCGCAGTCGGTCGCCCAGGTTCTGCAGGACCTGCTGGCCCGTTACGGGGACAACAGCACCATCACGGTGCCTCAGCTGCGCTCTCTGCTCGCCGTCCTCAGCGAGGGTCACAGCGACGGCAACGGCAGCGATGCGGCGGAGAGCGCGCCCGCCAGCCCTCCCAGAACCAACAGCTCTAAG TGCCTGCCGGCAGACACGCTGGCGCTCTACAGCATCAGCGAGCGGTCCCGTCTGGACGGGCCCAGCCTGCAGAAGCTCTGCCCCACCATGCTGCAGCAGCTGTACGCCGGCCGCTGCAGGGCGGAGCCAGAGGAGGGGCTGAGCCCTGACTCCTCCTCCAGGCCGTCAGACGCAGAAG TGTGGGGGTACTCCTTCCTGAGCGTGACTCTGATCAACGCCGCCGCCCTCACCGGAGTCCTCGTGGCGCCGCTGATGAAGACGCGTCACGCCAAGCACGCGCTGGTGTTCGCCATCGCTCTGGCCATCGGCACGCTCCTGTCCACCGCCGTGCTGCAGCTGGTGCCCGAG GCCTTTGGCTTCGACCCCCTGGTGGACTTCTACGTGTCCAAGTCCGCCGTGGTGTTCGGAGGCTTCTACCTGTTCTTCTTCACGGAGAAAGTCCTGAAGGTTCTGCTCAAGCAGAAACGAGTG AGCCACTCCCACTTCTCGGCTCCAGACCATTACTCCGCCCCCGACGGTGACGCGGAGGGcgagaagctgcagcagaacgGCGAAGCCAACAGCCTGGCTCGAGACAAAGCGGACTCTGGGGAGGGGGACCTGATGCTCAGCCCCCCACAGACGCCGCAG GACCCGCAGAGTCCAGACACCAGGGGGCGCTCCAGCAGCCACGGCGGCTGCTACTGGCTGAAGCGGACGGCGTACTCGGACATCGGCACGCTGGCCTGGATGATCACGCTGAGCGACGGCCTGCACAACTTCATCGACGGCTTGGCCATCGGCGCCTCCTTCACGGCGTCCGTCTTCCAGGGCATCAGCACCTCCGTGGCCATCCTGTGCGAGGAGTTCCCTCACGAGCTGG GAGACTTCGTCATCCTGCTGAACGCCGGCATGAGCATCCAGCAGGCGCTCTTCTTCAACTTCCTGTCCGCCTGCTGCTGCTACCTGGGGATGGGCTTCGGGATCCTGGCGGGCAACAGCTTCTCCCCCAACTGGATCTTCGCTCTGGCGGGGGGCATGTTCCTGTACATCGCGCTGGCAGACATG TTCCCAGAGATGAACGAAGTGAGTCGGGAGGAGGAGGACGCAGGAGGGAAACGCTTCCTCATCACCTTCGCCATCCAGAACGCCGGCCTCCTGACGGGCTTCTCCATCATGCTCCTGCTCACCACGTACGGCGGGCACATCCAGCTGGGCTAG
- the ascc2 gene encoding activating signal cointegrator 1 complex subunit 2 encodes MACAGVPLDEQQVTEADLLGKERTLPALHPDRKEERCFLPYRPPPESGSSAAEVEEFLEHARFMVEDLEWLLSLPHDRFWCQVVFDESLQRSLDSYLHHAPRSIDLSGGPASTAVAEVQRSLHKDVFLTFVRMATHKESKENFFTPAVFGEIIYDNFLFDIPKILDLCVLFGKGNGPLLQKMIRNVFTQQPSYYSDLDATIPTVLQVFDTILGKCGLQSEGAAEPVKLNAHQRVTAASMEPQELADIISYLCDSSTTVHAFLDIFPAACSSFHAHGFLSRLSSFYESGVPELETAVRRRSFEDESLQGELWRRLSHSCRKMLETAHLLLHHTCLQPILEGKENMQTFAEELLQHFSSFLPEKRFLVDYDEQFPIADDISLLQQALPDTDETRTSYLLGGVQSAWDSVGRRQAEDDRGAAGGAAADPPREPEEEEPGGAAAPMDTPLKGNVAAAAACPVGGAELESLLSCIRDLFPDLGEGFLLACLHEFHYNTELVINNILEDRLPPALNQLDRATPRPVKEELPAVLSSRSNVFDDDEFDVFRRDQVDMSRVWKGRRKAENVREMLNDKQHIVQQRARYQAYDTVVEEVDVQPGDAAAAYGLDDYDDEYDDTYDMNQVGANDLDGDSLLSRRPFTVPQVLRTRTKPEEEEDEEEEEGGSQNPASRDQFVQDPALLRERAAARRAALQQRRGVPPERPSNVVGRPKGQGQTTETFLDRRKKEMNKNRVANHNRRSMADRKRNKGMIPS; translated from the exons ATGGCCTGTGCTGGAGTGCCACTGGATGAGCAGCAGGTGACCGAGGCCGACCTGCTCGGAAAGGAGCGCACGCTGCCCGCCCTG CACCCGGACAGGAAGGAGGAGCGCTGCTTCCTGCCTTACAGACCCCCTCCAGAAAGCGGTTCCTCCGCCGCCGAGGTGGAGGAGTTCCTGGAACATGCCAGGTTCATGGTGGAGGATCTGGAGTGGCTTCTGTCTCTGCCTCACGACAGGTTCTGGTGTCAG GTGGTGTTCGACGAGTCGCTGCAGCGGAGCCTGGACTCGTACCTTCATCACGCTCCGCGCAGCATCGACCTGAGCGGCGGCCCCGCCTCCACGGCCGTGGCTGAGGTGCAGCGTTCCCTCCACAAGGACGTCTTCCTCACCTTCGTCAGGATGGCCACTCACAAGGAGTCCAAG GAGAATTTTTTCACACCGGCCGTGTTTGGAGAAATCATCTATGACAACTTCCTGTTCGACATTCCGAAGATCCTGGATCTGTGCGTGCTGTTCGGGAAAGGGAACGGGCCGCTGCTGCAGAAGATGATAC GGAACGTTTTCACGCAGCAGCCGTCCTACTACTCGGACCTGGACGCCACCATCCCCACCGTGCTGCAG GTGTTTGACACCATCCTGGGAAAGTGTGGTCTTCAGAGTGAAGGCGCCGCCGAGCCCGTCAAGCTGAACGCTCACCAGCGGGTCACCGCCGCCAGCATGGAGCCGCAG GAACTGGCGGACATCATTTCGTACCTGTGCGACTCCTCCACCACCGTCCACGCCTTCCTGGACATCTTCCCCGCAGCCTGCTCCAGCTTCCACGCCCACGGCTTCCTCAGCAG ACTCAGCTCCTTCTACGAAAGCGGCGTGCCTGAGCTGGAGACGGCggtgaggaggcggagctttgaGGACGAGAG CCTGCAGGGGGAGCTGTGGAGGAGGCTGAGTCACTCCTGCAGGAAGATGCTGGAGACGGCTCACCTGCTGCTGCACCACACCTGCCTGCAGCCCATCCTGGAGGG GAAGGAGAACATGCAGACGTttgcagaggagctgctgcagcatttCTCCTCCTTTCTGCCGGAGAAGCG GTTCCTGGTGGACTACGACGAGCAGTTTCCCATCGCAGACGACATCAGCCTCCTGCAGCAAGCCCTGCCGGACAC AGATGAAACCAGGACCTCCTACCTGCTGGGGGGGGTGCAGAGCGCGTGGGACAGCGTGGGCCGGCGTCAAGCTGAAGATGACCGGGGAGCAGCAGGAGGCGCGGCTGCCGACCCCCCCAGGGAACCTGAAGAGGAGGAGCCGGGGGGAGCGGCAGCCCCGATGGACACGCCCCTCAAAGGAAAC GTGGCGGCGGCAGCGGCGTGCCCAGTGGGCGGGGCCGAGCTGGAGTCCCTCCTGTCCTGTATCAGAGACCTCTTTCCTGACCTGGGGGAGGGCTTCCTGCTGGCCTGCCTGCACGAGTTCCACTACAACACCGAGCTGGTCATCAACAACATCCTGGAGGACCGCCTCCCTCCCGCCCTGAACCAGCTGGACCGGGCCACGCCCAG GCCGGTGAAGGAGGAGCTTCCAGCCGTCCTGAGCAGCAGGTCGAACGTCTTCGATGACGACGAGTTCGACGTCTTCCGCAGGGATCAGGTGGACATGAGCCGAGTCTGGAAAGGCCGAAG GAAAGCGGAGAACGTCCGAGAGATGCTGAACGACAAGCAGCACAtcgtccagcagagggcgcgcTACCAGGCCTACGACAcggtggtggaggaggtggacGTCCAGCCCGGAGACGCCGCCGCCGCGTACGGCCTGGACGATTATGACGATGAGTACGACGACACGTACGACATGAACCAAGTGGGAGCCAACGACCTGGACGGAGACAGCCTGCTCAGCAGGAG ACCCTTCACGGTCCCGCAGGTCCTGAGGACCAGAACCaaaccagaggaggaggaggacgaagaggaggaggaaggaggttCCCAG AACCCGGCCAGCAGGGACCAGTTCGTGCAGGACCCGGCGCTCCTGCGGGAGAGGGCGGCGGCCCGGAGAGCGGcgctgcagcagaggagagg CGTCCCGCCGGAGCGCCCCAGTAACGTGGTGGGCCGGCCTAAAGGTCAAGGTCAGACCACAGAAACCTTTCTGGACAGACGCAAGAAGGAGATGAACAAGAACCGCGTGGCCAACCACAACCGGCGCTCCATGGCCGACCGCAAGAGAAACAAAGGCATGATTCCCTCCTGA
- the rnf215 gene encoding RING finger protein 215 isoform X1, with amino-acid sequence MSSPLLPPLLLLLPGLLAAAEQVAVLEVSLEQQPGVGARLQGEVLESSRDGTGGAEREELEGNLVLVRVDEASEVAKPEEEQQEEQEPWIGLLPVDGRASRGGQESFADAVVNKMKRALVLGASALIILALNPNPVSEMDLSPVLSKPVIVVQTSENVTKLIGALLRGLRATVKITYRTILQDNLGGATLTLWSSCGRSRGGLYGEWQGVICTGESNSQVQKYLQQLWDTVLLVALILCTGVIVQARWQHQDRQPNDNFQFPTQDVLRSMSSLKTRLYRQPKRWCGPSQPTDADICAVCLEAFRNNQCLRVLPCLHEYHRDCVDPWLLLQHTCPLCKRSILGGICKDS; translated from the exons ATGAGCTCCCCGCTACTTCCGccgctcctcctgctcctcccgGGGCTGCTGGCGGCGGCGGAGCAGGTCGCCGTGCTGGAGGTTTCCCTGGAGCAGCAGCCCGGGGTCGGCGCGCGGCTCCAGGGGGAGGTTCTGGAGTCCAGCAGGGACGGGACCGGAGGTGCGGAGCGGGAGGAGCTGGAGGGGAACCTGGTGTTG GTTCGGGTGGACGAAGCCTCGGAGGTGGCAAAAccggaggaggagcagcaggaggagcaggagcccTGGATCGGGCTGCTTCCCGTGGACGGTAGAGCCTCCCGCGGCGGTCAGGAGTCCTTCGCGGACGCCGTCGTTAACAAA ATGAAGCGCGCGCTGGTTCTGGGCGCGTCCGCGCTGATCATCCTGGCGCTCAACCCGAACCCCGTCAGTGAG ATGGACCTGTCTCCGGTTCTGTCCAAGCCCGTCATCGTGGTCCAGACGTCGGAGAACGTCACCAAGCTGATAGGGGCGCTGCTCCG AGGCCTGAGGGCCACCGTGAAGATCACCTACCGGACCATCCTGCAGGACAACCTG GGCGGGGCCACGCTCACGCTGTGGTCCAGCTGCGGTCGCTCCAGGGGGGGGCTCTACGGGGAGTGGCAGGGGGTCATCTGCACAGGAGAGAGCAACTCCCAGGTCCAG AAGTACCTGCAGCAGCTGTGGGACACCGTCCTCCTGGTGGCGCTGATCCTCTGCACCGGCGTCATCGTCCAGGCCCGCTGGCAGCACCAGGACCGCCAGCCCAACGACAACTTCCAG TTTCCCACGCAGGATGTTCTCAGGTCCATGTCGTCGCTGAAAACCCGACTGTACCGCCAGCCCAAACGCTGGTGCGGCCCGTCGCAGCCGACAGACGCAGACATCTGCGCAGTCTGCCTGGAGGCGTTCAGGAACAACCAG TGTCTGCGGGTGCTGCCGTGTCTCCATGAGTACCACAGGGACTGCGTGGACCcctggctgctgctgcagcacacCTGCCCTCTGTGCAAACGCAGCATCCTCG GAGGAATCTGCAAAGACAGCTAA
- the rnf215 gene encoding RING finger protein 215 isoform X2 encodes MSSPLLPPLLLLLPGLLAAAEQVAVLEVSLEQQPGVGARLQGEVLESSRDGTGGAEREELEGNLVLVRVDEASEVAKPEEEQQEEQEPWIGLLPVDGRASRGGQESFADAVVNKMKRALVLGASALIILALNPNPVSEMDLSPVLSKPVIVVQTSENVTKLIGALLRGLRATVKITYRTILQDNLGGATLTLWSSCGRSRGGLYGEWQGVICTGESNSQVQKYLQQLWDTVLLVALILCTGVIVQARWQHQDRQPNDNFQVLQDKPRPLGGHVSTREGFKE; translated from the exons ATGAGCTCCCCGCTACTTCCGccgctcctcctgctcctcccgGGGCTGCTGGCGGCGGCGGAGCAGGTCGCCGTGCTGGAGGTTTCCCTGGAGCAGCAGCCCGGGGTCGGCGCGCGGCTCCAGGGGGAGGTTCTGGAGTCCAGCAGGGACGGGACCGGAGGTGCGGAGCGGGAGGAGCTGGAGGGGAACCTGGTGTTG GTTCGGGTGGACGAAGCCTCGGAGGTGGCAAAAccggaggaggagcagcaggaggagcaggagcccTGGATCGGGCTGCTTCCCGTGGACGGTAGAGCCTCCCGCGGCGGTCAGGAGTCCTTCGCGGACGCCGTCGTTAACAAA ATGAAGCGCGCGCTGGTTCTGGGCGCGTCCGCGCTGATCATCCTGGCGCTCAACCCGAACCCCGTCAGTGAG ATGGACCTGTCTCCGGTTCTGTCCAAGCCCGTCATCGTGGTCCAGACGTCGGAGAACGTCACCAAGCTGATAGGGGCGCTGCTCCG AGGCCTGAGGGCCACCGTGAAGATCACCTACCGGACCATCCTGCAGGACAACCTG GGCGGGGCCACGCTCACGCTGTGGTCCAGCTGCGGTCGCTCCAGGGGGGGGCTCTACGGGGAGTGGCAGGGGGTCATCTGCACAGGAGAGAGCAACTCCCAGGTCCAG AAGTACCTGCAGCAGCTGTGGGACACCGTCCTCCTGGTGGCGCTGATCCTCTGCACCGGCGTCATCGTCCAGGCCCGCTGGCAGCACCAGGACCGCCAGCCCAACGACAACTTCCAGGTGCTGCAGgataagccccgccccctgggGGGTCATGTTTCCACACGTGAAGGTTTTAAAGAATGA